AACCGCCAGATAGAGTACTGTTATTCTAATGCTTaacttactgtaaaaacctttgcataagtctattttctaggtattttaggggctcctaaaaaggggggagcaacttatacaccagtgtgacctaCAGACTTTTcatgaaattgttgtctcaaaggtggtggtggggggggtttggggggacGACAACTTATACACTGGTTTTTACGGTATATACAGATCATTCACAATagcttgaattaaaaaataaaaaataattatgcaaatgaaacaaaactaaattcaCAGGGGAAAAgccattcaaatgtttttttttttttactgagaaatAATCCACTGAATCCCAGGAAGTGTCTGTCTGTCAAATAAAGAATAAGCCTGTGTAGATAACGAGGACACCGAGGTCTGCAGGCCTCCTTGGAGGTAGTGCCATCTGGATCTGCAGTTACATTCCCAGCCTTCTGCTCAGCTAGAAGCTTCAGGGACCCTTTATCTACTTTAGTACGCTTGTGCTAGTCCAAAGGGAAAAGGTATTGAAAGTAATTGCACTTGCTATATAAAAAGGTATTTTTGGTTTGGTTGGTTTGTTCTACTGGAAGAGAGAATAcaaataattgaacaaaataaaaagcagcaataTCGGAATGAAACATTTTGCAAGGAAACGGTAAGAAAGTAAAACTTGCAACGAATCTCCTTTACAAAATAACTTATGCACATGCAAGTAAGTTTTATTTGTGTTGAGTCATTCTgcaaaaatttttaaaaaaaataggtttgGGATTTCTTTTAACAAAAACTGTATTGCGATGCTTTAAAGCAGTTAATGGATTTTCATCATCTACCTTTTTACCTTTTATTAAAACGGCATTACAGGCTAacctaaatgaaacacaaacacaccggatataaaaaaaaaaataaagcaacgataaaaaaaaaaaaaaaaaaaaaaaaaaaaaacataccttcgCTTCGTAGAGCAATGGCCCATGAAAACAGAGAACACGTTcacctgtaaagaaaaaaaagaaatgtggatTTAGAAACCAAACTATTGGAGAGGCACATTTAACAGGTCAGTATCTAAACTGCACACCCTACACACACATCCGCCGTGAGTCACCAACCTGCACATCATCTAACTTTGTGGGTTACGaaatttattttctaaatccTCAGTAcagttgcttttcttttttttgtttgtgttttttcaaatCATTTCCTTTGCAACGATCACCTCTACAGGAAGGCAGCTGTTTGGATCATTAAATCAACAAGAGATATCCCTTAATGTACAATAAATGTACGTTCTTTAACCAATACATACAATAGGCCTACTTTCAGGTTTCATGATTCACTTAATATCTTCATACAAGTACATTCtataaaacccaaacaaacatTGTGAACAAGTGCTGAAATAATCCCAAAACATTCACCCACATTACGATCAAGTTTGCTTGTAACAAGCAATCGTGAGACTGCCTAAAAGGAGTTAATTTATGGAAAAATAACACACACCAGAGTGGCCCTACACATGATTCTGATAGGATTTGTGTATCCTGAAATAATCTTTGGTGCAGCAGTTACAAATTGTTAGTTGCTCCTAAAACAGCTCAGCACTTGAGagggggaataaataaataaacagcaatgaatGGGCAACACCTAGAATATAAACTGTAGAAACTGTCAGAATGCAGGAGTTGTGGTGCAAGCTTCACAGAGAAGCTGGATTCAATAATGCCCAACTGGAAAgaataaaagcaacacacagCTTAAAGCAGATACCCCAAATCACCCGATGCTTTCACCTATTCTTAAATATTGCATTTGGATGCAAGCCATACAAccagggcttgaaactcacactaacCTGgtacccagtcctgggtttctgaAATACTGattaattatattattgaaatgatcctGAGCAAGGAGTTTGATATTAATTACACTGTTCCTATCTTAACCCCTAATAAACAGCTCCTCTAAGTAAACCTACACAATCACAGACCTGACTTACACATGTTGTGACGAGGAGCGATATGAGTTCACTTACCAGGGGCCTGATAGGACCCGGTCATTTCAATACAAGGGGAGTCCTGAAACTCCACCAGGGATAGGTGCAGGGCTAGAGTCTAGGGCTTTTCTCATTTATACAGGGTTGTAAAAACAATGCTAGTTTTATTGTCAAACTTATTGAAATTGACTTCAAATTCTCCCGCAATCAGGGGTTCAGAGAGCATTCATGAGATTGTTTTAATGGGTCATTCCATGTTATTTCTCTCCCATCTCCACCACCACCTCAAatacaaagtgtaataaaaaaaaaaaaagtctgcatagtcttgtaatttgctttttattttaaatacactgcaTGTCGGGAATTTTAAAAGGAGAGGAAGTGGGGAAAAAACAAGGAATGACCCACAATTCAGTATAGTAGTGACTGGTAAACTATGAACTTACCAATGTATTCAaagtactgtaatatttaaagcAGGGAGCTGTGCTTCTTAAGGTTGCCAGTTGCTTAACGTTAACTTTAGTGCCACAGAACACTCGCCAATAGGGCTTGTAGGGGAAGTGgaaagggtttttgttttttttatgtgaagaTTAAACTTTGGGGTTCAGATACCtagttttattttactatactaGATTTCAAGGCACAAACAGCATGAGTGGCCCCCAGTTTTATGTTACAAACACCTTAAAGACTACATCAATGTATACAAATAGGACAGTCATAGTCCTGGGACCGGTAACCAgaaataactgcaaacaaatgCTTTAGTGGGGCAAATCATTACAAAATGCTTAACTGCTAACTTCATGTTTAAAGGCATTATCTAGAGCAGTGAATTGACACTGAAATGTCATCTCTTCAGTAGCAGGTCAATTACATTACATAGTAAAATAGATAATATAATCATTATTAAGTGTGCTTTGCAAGAACAGGGACACTTTTGTGGTCAAGCTTCTCAAAAGCATAGCTGTAGTATACACACATCCACTATATGAGAACAAAATGTTTAATTCCCAAATGAAACCATGCAACACGGGCCCCTGTATATCTTATTGTATATAAAAGCGAtgttaacaatatatattttttaaaaagataagatATTTATAGATATTGAGAATATTAATAGTTGTAAAAAGCAAACTGAGGTTTGCTAAAttatattaagaataaaaaataataattacctgGGCCAGACAGGGATGAAATATCTGAGCAACGTAATCAAAGCAAACCTATGTTAAAGAAAGTATATATGAAAagctgatttgtttaaaaaaatatatataaatatattttatactacACTTAACATAATGTGTTGAGGTTTAAAAGGGATAGACttggttgttaaaataaataaataaataaataaatagatagaaatCAAAACTGGCCTAGCAGTAGCAGCAGGAAATGTATCAAGACGCGATTCAAaacgataaaaaaataaataaataaaatcaatttgattTACAAGAAAAACACTAAGTTATGTTCCAAAATATCAAACATCGTTGCTACGGTTTTGCAATCTTAAAACAGTATATGATGTGTTAACACACCTTTAGTAATCGACAGGACCTTTAATTTAGCTAATTCAGCTCGGAGACAAGAGCTTACCACCACTGCCTTGCAGACTGCAGCTTCGTTACTCACAATAAAACAAGGTGCACATGTTTGCGTCAGACCGTTTGAGATGCACTGCggcaggtttttgttttgttcttttaaaccTCAAAACCCAAATAAAAATCAAGTCTTTTGTGTCGGGTCCTTTTCGATCTGACTGCAAGCAGATTAAAAGCGCCTCCCCAAGACTGCGCGCCACAAACCCAAAACGAGCCTGCCTCTGTGATCAGCGCTCATTCCGCagctcatggggggggggggggggggacgcaaGTGCCCGAATTCCGACACCTTATTACACCTTAAACGGTTCCTTACCTTCTTGAAATTTAGGCTTAGGGTCCTGTTTTGGCGCCATTCACAgattaaacacttaaaatatctGAAAAATCAGTTTTAAGCATCGCCACCTCTCAATTCAGCCAGACACAATGAAGGCGCCGCTCTGCGTCACTCGAGCGACGCACAAGCGTCACGTGGATCCCCTTGGCTcggaggctctctctctctctctctctctctctctctctctctctctctctctctctctctctctctctctctctctctctctggtctgcGCGCTGTGTTCTGCACTGGCAAGGGTTTGCAGAGAGTGGCGTGGGGGAAAACGTGTGGTGCACTGACAGTGGTTCACGTGGGCTTGTCACTGttacattatttcattatttagccGATTCTATAAGAAAAACCACACTTGCCTGCCAGTGCTGCATTACCTCGACTGCACTGCAGGGAGCTGTGTCTTCATGCCTATACGAATTTCACACGAGTGCTACAGTCGGAGCCAAGCAGAGTATCCAACAACCTTAGGCTTGCCAATGCCAGCTGCGGTTTTCAAGCGGACATCCGGTTTTAAGAGAAATGTTAGTGTCCGGTCAGAACCACTGACTGGACAGTAAAAGTCCGATTCTTgctaatcattatttatttttattttattttgttttattaccgtTGCGTTCAAGTTAGAGAATtgcactgaaatgtattctgcgtTATTTTGCCATTCACGTCTTAGTGGGATCCGATTACTGATCATATTTAAAAATCAGGCGCTGGGGAGTATTTCACAATCCAGGTGAAATTATCTGGGATGTGAGACACACCTTATAAGTATAGCATGCAAGCGTTTCTttaacaggctttttttttttggcattaatATATACAGCGTATATGTTTGCTTTGCTGTAACACGCACTGAacaataagacgcacctgagcttgttacctacaaaCTGGCTAATCAAGCGCCtaataaaatctggaatgggtgaaagtgctatatagtaggagtcttatttccagccctgtgaGGGATGGGTCTCCTCGATTGCAGTGCTCGTTGGCTACTGGGAAGCGCGTCTTTTACTAAAAGCTTTAGAAGCTCCCAAACATTAATTTGCTATCAGATTGAGCACGGCTATGCCTCGTCAAAGAATAGCATGTGGCCCGTTTAAAGCTCCTGAGAACATGGTAATGTAACTCAGTCCGCATGTCCAGATGTTCAGAGATCAGTTATGTGAATCTGCCAGTGCTCTGTCATCCGTGTTTAACGCACATGCGTTTAGTGGCAGGGTCAGTGGCTAGAACGTTGACCGGCATCAATGTTCTACTGAACGTCCTTGTTTCCGTTGTGCTGCCCGCATTCTATGAGCAGCAGATCTGTGCAGCACCAAACCTAGCCAAAGCATCTAGGCAACATAGCAACCATTCTCATTTACTGCGCCAAACTGCAACATTAAATTAACCTTTGGATGCTGGTGAACCCTTTCCAAACTGCGCTCATGCGTgaacatgattattattattatattgtaaatatgaaTGTCATACGCCCTTCCAATATGACTGCATTGTAAATCAAGTGTGATAACGCATGTCTTTTTTGTGTAATACTCTAAGCAATAAACACTAAAGTAcacaacatgcacacacacaaaaaaaaaaaccttaaaaaaataattggtggtTTTATCCCCAAACCACTGTGCGCTTCTATGttcagctggtttcatagaccctagtctgcactaatcttggactagccAATGTTATTTTAGATAACGTAGGTAACGCTTATGAACCTGTGGAATCACCTGATTATCTGGAATTgttgtattggttttgtttattagcCTGAGTAGGAGTTCTACAATATGAAGCAATGCCTGGCAGTGAACTCCGTGGTGATTTTCTATTGGGCTCATTCTGAGTGAGAATCGCATTTTAATTGCATCCCGTTTTAGATGCGTGATGTATTTTCAATGTTGGTTGCATTCAAGTTTCTATAATTACCTTATAATGTGAAAATAAGACATCATGATCCAAACTTTATTCTCgtcttttttattacaaaatacacatttcagatgtaaaacgaaataaataaatgcataatagcCGCATATACTGAATTTGGTGTTAACATATATTAAATGCATACAATAAGTCAAAGCAAACACCGCCATGCATTGTGGGGTAAGTCATATCTGAACACAGATCAACCAAAGCTGCTTATAGCAGTTCAAGAAACACAACTCCTATAGATTAGTACAGCAAAGTTTAAACACACATTGGCAGTTTagcacattacattttataagttATATTTTCTCAAAcgtttatagtttttctttttctttttagcatatgtgttgtattattattattattattattattattattattattattattattattattattattattattaatagtcttCACATGTTAGACAcggtacacacagacacacactcacattcacaGTTATTTGAACCCAGCAGTTTATGCTTCTTTTGTGGCTTCGTTCATTTTTGCACCAGGGTACTCGAAGAAGGTAAAGTGTCACATCTTTCATTGAAGATCGAGCCGCGAGTGCCGTGTTCGCTCTCAATAGCTTGGAGCGGGATGATAACTAGTGTGTCAACCTGGTCCGGTTTACGGGAACCAGAAAACGGGTGTATTGGACAGGTGTGTGAAATAGTTGGGGACGAGACCCTccaaaaaacatcttttaacatTTTTCTGAACTCCCGTCTCATTAGGCAATACAGAATCGGGTTTAGGCAGCTATTGGCGTGCGCCAGGCATACGGTGACGGGGAAAATGTAGGTGTGGATCATATAATACGTTTTATCCCAGTTAACCGCATTGAATTTGACCAGGACGCCCCATAAAGTTATGGCATGGTTGGGCGCCCAGCACAGGAAGAATGACAGCACCACTATGGTAACAGATTTGGTAACTTTGGATCTTCTTTTCGGATTGTTGTTGTTCATGCTTTTCTGCCTAATGAACCTCAGGAGTAACAAATAGCAGATGGAGAGGATGAGCATTGGGATGACAAAGGCAACCATGATCTTCTGGAGGTGATAAAGAGCCAGCCAGTACTGGCCCGCGGGGAACCTGAGAAGGCATAATTTTTCCCCGGCGACGTTTGTCACTGTCGAAAAAATTGCGGTGGGCGCGGTGGCCACGGTAGCAGAGACCCACAGCAGCAAGCAAATCCATTTCACAGAGCAAGACATTCGTCGGCTTCTGTTATTCAATGCAGAGGCGACTGACCAGTATCGGGTGATGCTCATGGCAGTCAGAAAGAACACGCTCGCGTACATGTTCATGACGGTGATCGAAAGTATGATCTTGCACATCGCATCCCCAAACGGCCAGCTGAAGTCTAGGGCAGTATCCACAGCCCAGAAGGGCAAGGTCAGGACGAACTGGAAGTCTGTCACAGCCAAGTTGAGGATAAAGAAATTGATGCTCGATTTCTTTCTACCCTGGCTCACCCTCATGAGGAAAAAGACTAGCAGGTTCCCCACCAGCCCCGCCGCGCAAACCAAGGAGTAGATGATGGAGATGAGGATCCTCAATACTGGACTCCCATCCGCTATCACATCGATGTCATCCAAACTACTGAATGTCTGCCATTCGGTAGAGGCGTTGTACGGCCCCCCGGTATCATTCTGAAGGTCCACCATCCTCTCAGATATAAACAGTGCTGCAGGTGCGCTCGCTGGCACCAGACTGTTTACTGCTAGCATGTCACCAATGCGGATCCAGAGCTTTCTCCCCACCGCCACCAGATTTACCTCAACCTCTTTCGACTCGCCTTCCTAACTTTATTCTCCCTTTTCTCTTCTGTCGCTGTGGACTTTGATCAACTCTGTTAGCTTCCAGATTTCGTAGCAACAAGCATCATGTGCTAAATGGACAGCAGGCTGCCACTGCAAGCTGGTTAATGCGAGTGCATTTTTGGTGATCCGCCTCTTGGAATCGTTGATTGGGCTGGAGTGCAGGCTACAGGTAAGTTCCAGAAAAGACTGAAACTGATTGTTCGCTTGCCTTGTCAATCAAAGAGTCCGTCGCAAAGCTGTCACAATGAGGAGAATCGGTTAGCTCAGTCGTGTACAGGCTAGGATGTGAGCTCCATCGTGTACAGGCTAGGATGTGAGCTCCATCGTGTACAGGCTAGGATGTGAGCTCCATCGTGTACAGGCTAGGATGTGAGCTCCATCGTGTACAGGCTAGGATGTGAGCTCCATCGTGTACAGGCTAGGATGTGAGCTCCATCGTGTACAGGCTAGGATGTGAGCTCCATCGTGTACAGGCTAGGATGTGAGCTCCATCGTGTACAGGCTAGGATGTGGTGCTGCGCAGATCACCGGGGCATTAACAACAGACCTTGCACTGATCCTTGCTTAATACAAACTGCCTGGGGTTTTATGTATAATTTATACATGTATACACGTAAACGAAATAAAAGCACATTTACGCGTTGTTTTAAAGGGCAACACTATTTGTGTtaaaagtaacacacacacacacacacacacacacacacacacacacacacacacacacacacacacacacacacacacacactaataataAGACCTCTGCCTCTCGTACTTCATCACCCAGGGATTTCAACACGAAGCGCGCTGTGTCTCgacctttatccaaggtgttgAAGTGACAGTGATGTTCCAAAGCGCATCGGCAGTAAAGTATTAGCACATCGTCGCCTCCAATTCCACTAGGCGTGATATTATATAACATTTAACAACCAGTCTTTAGGTAGACCTAGTTAACTACAAGCATTCTCAACAATTGGGTTACAAATATTTCGGGATTTCTTCTGAATCTTGGAATGTTCTATGGATTCAGTTGAAATCGAATGGTTTCAAATAGCACTCGGAGGGGCTGCAtaatgcaatgctttatttgGGATCCAGAATTAAGAGTTACAAATAGGAAGCAACTGGATAATTAAATAACGGAAACACGAACTAATAGTTAAGATAATATTCTACTTCATAGAGTAACGCTACCTTACCCAATGAATTGTCTTTATTCAAATGATCGATTACCTCACATTCTATTCTTCAGTCTTCGACGGCCACAGAACGTTTTGGGTCTCTCACGCCCACTATGCGTGCTCGCTAATTGAACGACTAGCACCCAATGCATCGTGCCATTTTGTCGCTCCAGGTTCTTTATTTatagttttctgttgtatgtttaGTTCAATAATCATTTAAGATAGGTTGCATATTACTAGTATCAATGATTAGACCATGTCCAAATATTAAACTCACGCTATAGACCATAAAGAAATGCCCAATATATCATTGAAAAGGGTCTGACAATCATAAAATTCGTTCGCTCAATTTTAGGGCACAACGACTAACCTTCCTCAATCTGTACCTCTTTCTCTGTCCACCAGGTGGCACGGCAGAGGGAGGAGAAATTGTAAGCGGGGTAGGTGTAAACACAGCCCCGTTGTATATTAAAGGGAAAATGAAAAGTGTGCTACCTTAAAATATTGAATGTATAACCTCTGTTCGGGTTTCCTGCAAAGTGTTTGGTTTGGGTGAGCTATAATGGAGTTTGAATGGGTCAGTTAAAAGTTATCACAGCCTCCTCTTAAACCTGTAAGTAGCAGGAGCACGGATATGAGGCTCACAGAGGGACTATGCATGGAGGGAGGTTTTAATGGGGGAGTTGTAGCTTGTGTTTCCACAGCTAAACGTTACCTTTGGGCAATGTGAACCAGCCGGCCTGGACTATGATCTACTTTCTAATAAAGTATAGTACACAGAGGATTGAACTATTGTATTGTAGCGTGCAAATATGCGCATGGTTGTGAGACACCGTAATTGTAAAAGCATAATTTACAGTTTAATGATGCCACTGGTTTGATGTAATAACGTAATGTCGGCTTTCAGAGAGCTAAACACTCAACAACACAAATGATTTGgatattttaaatctttaagGTATGAGCCCCCCCCTTAAAATACAAAGATTGATTTTACCATCACTATAAAAGCAGCCCTACCCGAATACAACAACTCAAAGGTGGTAGTAAAGCCATTCCATAGCTAACTGCAGTTCCCTTTTTGTACCACTAAACGGCTCTCGAGTTCAGCTGTAAAGTACTGGGGTATTCGTGACAAAGGCGTGTGTAGAAGCCAAGTTGGAAGATcttaactacacacacacacacacacacacacacacacacacacacacacacacacacacacttccaaaGGAAAATGAAAATCGTATAGTATAAATCGTCAGATTTCTGCAGACTAGGCGGCACAGACAGAAATGACCTTTTCCATGCAATGCATTGTATTACTGTGTTAAAGAAACATTTCACATCGCCGTGGTAGTAGTAGCATTTGCCCCCTTTAGCCAGTTAGCAGGAGCTAACACCGTGGGGGTCTTGATAATGTTAACCTGTTTATAAAAACGCCGTTGATTGCATTACAGTTGTAATGAAAAGAGAAAGGAAGGGGTTATTCCCAAcgacatacagtacatgcaaactTCAGATACTCGGGCGACCCGCCTGCAGCCAGTAGGGAACCGATAAGAGTAGCTAAACCCCCTTCCgtttggtgtttttttccccaaGAGGTTTATGCTAATTAGCCCGGGCTTGGTCCCAGTGCTACTGTGCAAAGCCAGGGATTTCTTCTGCGGTCACTCAGCTCGGGAATTCACAAGTTTGAGGACTTGATAAAAGTGGGTTGAACAGCTTGAATCTGGCT
This window of the Polyodon spathula isolate WHYD16114869_AA chromosome 24, ASM1765450v1, whole genome shotgun sequence genome carries:
- the LOC121299018 gene encoding relaxin-3 receptor 1-like; its protein translation is MLAVNSLVPASAPAALFISERMVDLQNDTGGPYNASTEWQTFSSLDDIDVIADGSPVLRILISIIYSLVCAAGLVGNLLVFFLMRVSQGRKKSSINFFILNLAVTDFQFVLTLPFWAVDTALDFSWPFGDAMCKIILSITVMNMYASVFFLTAMSITRYWSVASALNNRSRRMSCSVKWICLLLWVSATVATAPTAIFSTVTNVAGEKLCLLRFPAGQYWLALYHLQKIMVAFVIPMLILSICYLLLLRFIRQKSMNNNNPKRRSKVTKSVTIVVLSFFLCWAPNHAITLWGVLVKFNAVNWDKTYYMIHTYIFPVTVCLAHANSCLNPILYCLMRREFRKMLKDVFWRVSSPTISHTCPIHPFSGSRKPDQVDTLVIIPLQAIESEHGTRGSIFNERCDTLPSSSTLVQK